Sequence from the Mytilus galloprovincialis chromosome 13, xbMytGall1.hap1.1, whole genome shotgun sequence genome:
atttttacaataataaGTGAATGACATGATATTTATGGCATTGatatacttttgatattttacgacatagtaaaaatttacaagtaAATGATGTTAATACTCAGTATATGATACGTCTGAAGATACTTCGGAATACGTTAAATACATATGatcatatcaaaaataaatttaattacatAACTTCCATAAATTCCCCCATCTGTCAACAAATGACTCGTATTTGtctttagaaatatataaatattctaatatctccagacttcttttaaaaaattgaagaaaatctTGCACATATATTAACAGTCTGTCTAATTGTGTAATCTTTACATGATTGATGTAATACTTTGCCTGTAGAATACAATAATTTACAACAATGTTATCAGaattcaatacaccaaaaatgtcactgtctttatttaaaatatttttactccAAAAACTAAATACCACCAATAAGAAAATTCTCcccaaaattgttttatttctgtacattcAAAAAAATTAGGCTCTATAGTTTATATTCTTTTATAACTGGCACATTCATTAGTTAAGGacagtttatatttttcaaggagataattatgtgagactatatatatgttagcggcaataagtgaaattaggcattaagcttaaatcctaggcaataagctaagtAAACGCCTaagcattaagttattgcctgaaattccaggcattaagcttattacCTGAAATTTGgtgatgattattcatcctattgccgaacatgattttaggcaataagtgaaattttagaatttaggtgtttttagcatgtttagtgatttttcttgaaataaagtattttcttaattatattcCTAATATTAATATACGTTTATCTgacaaatcttcaaattttagtacttttcttatttaaaacagaattaactcatacttttttgtggaagtataaaaaataaacaagatttaaaaaagtgattGTATCCCATAAAAAAGGGGAGATTCTATATAATCCttataataattatttgaaaatgtttacaCTTCACTGGTCAAgctggtttgaactggtcaaaagtagacaaaattaagatatgaaTTTTTGCTCATACCATTTCATTGGataagtaaattttctttgttaaaatatttcttaaatgccCTCAGGCCATCTTGTCTTTTTCACTTCTTTATCTGGATTATTGGCATTAAGTGACACCATGTCTATTGAGGAAAAATTCCTTGAATCTTTGAGGTCTAAATTCGAATCGGGGAAAACAAGGAGCATATACCCTAGAGTAAAGTACCATGATCTTTTGGCAAAGATTAAACTTTTGGAATCATCAGAAAAGAAATTGACAAAAGATTACTACAATTTAAGAAGGTATGACATTTTTAACATTGGTGGTTTTGAGAGGTTGATAACTAAAGTCAGCGAGAATGACGAgggaaatttcaaaatttatgtctTCCTAGAGGAACTAGAGGTATTTTGGAAAAGGCACATAAAGAAACAGGTCATGGCGGCAGAGATCGCATGATAAAACAACTAAATAATGGATATGCTAACATTTCACGTGATGCAATTGAATTATTTCTGTCActttgtgaaaattgcaatatgaaaaaaaaacatatagggAAAGGAGTAGTAGTGAAACCCATGTTATCTAAAGACTTTAACAGTAGAGGACAAGTTGATTTGATGGATTTTCAATCAAACCCAGATGGAAACTTTAAATTTATTATGGTATTTCAAGACCACCTTACAAAATTTTGTAACATTAAAGCCCTTACCTCAAAATGTGCATCAGAGGTGGCTTTTAATCTAattgatatttttacaatttttggtgCGCCCCATATACTGCAAAGTGACAATGGTCGGGAATTCACAGCTTTGGTCATATCCGAGTTAAAATTAATGTGGCCAGAACTTGTTATCGTTCATGGGAAACCGAGACATCCTCAATCACAGGGTAGCATTGAGCGATCAAATGGAGATATCCATGACATGCTAACTGCATGGCTGAGGGACAATGAATCAACAAAGTGGTCAATTGGTATCAAGTTCGTCCAGATTCAAAAGAATTCAGCTCTAAACAAAGGTATAGGACGGTCCCCCTATGAAGCCTAATTTGGTAAATGTGCAACAATTGGATTAACATCAGAAACCAAAATTCCGAAAGAAATATTGATGACCTTAGAAAAGGAAGAGGACTTTCTTAAGCTCCAGACAGAGTCTGTAAATGATCAACCTGtaactgaaaataaaacagaaaacattGTCGATGCCTCTGATATACCAGAATctattgcagaaccaaatgtggAACCTTCTACTCCAATCACTGATGAAACACAAAAGGTAAGTTGAAAATAGtctcaaaaatattaaaaaaaaaccgactCTTTAATCCTGGCGGGAGCTTGAACTAAAGTACTTCCATgtaatatataacaaataaaccACAGGAATGATATTCGGAGCTTAAGAAAAAAAGAGTCTGCTTACTATGAgtttttgttgaaggccgtatggttaccTATAGGTCTTATCTTATATGAACAAAAACactttattaccacaaaactgtaattaaattttaaaaactgatgtATGACCacaccaaatgattttttttttaccttattatTTATGGAAACTATTTTTCAGGATGTCTTACAGTGCTATGTGTGTGAAAAGGATACATCTGGAACTCATATGTGTATTAAATGTGACAAACACATTCATGTTATATGTGGTACTACTGTAAGTGAAGAGGGATACGGTTCAAAGGTGGTATGTCCAAATTGTAAAATTGATACCAACAGAGTTCGACATCGTTCTGGAGCCATGGACAGTCAACTGAAGCAGGCAAACACTATGATAGCCAGGAGCAAAAAGGAACTAGGGACGGCAGAAGTTGGGCAAACAGTTGCCGTACCAATACCTATGTTTGATAGAGGGAAGGGTGACAGTAGAAATTTACTCGGCCGAGTCATTGAGGTAAGATATTTAATCAAAAGTTTGACTGCATCATTTAATATGTCATGTTTATTAAATACTAAACAGAAAGAAAACCAGTAAaagtaaatatgtttatattaatgtaGGAAGGGGGTTATGGGACCAGGCCCCTCCCCCACTTTATGAAAAATCCAGAATCTGCACCTGACGAAAATCAGATGCGGATTAATGCCACAAAGACAGTTGAAAATCACCATATGCAACACGAATTCATTTCACAATTCGCAAAATGCAAATACCTAATTAATTCTACTCTCAGAAATAATTCTTTATcgatattttaatgaaaataatcaaaCTGCCTGCAAAAGaattttatctgtttattttttcaggtCAATGATAAGGGCAATGCTGTTGTGGCTACAAGATTTGGACAACTTCTAGGAACATTTGGAACAAATGAGATGggaatatgtaaacaaaatttaattctggaaGAGGAAATTAATTGTGAAACAACTTTAAGTGTACGTGAGGCAGCAACCCATCAGTCATTATCCGGAGGTCAAGGATTTTTCAAATGTTCTTGTAAAACTAAATGTTTAAGTAACCGGTGCAAATGCAAGAAAAACGGGAGAAAGTGCAATAGTCGGTGCCACAGTTCAACAACTTGTGATAACAAATGATTTTAACACACATTTGtattaagttttcatgttttataagtaatatttgatgagttttaatataaaaacatattttatctgtgattttatttccagtagatgacattttaaacttcagttctcgtaattttattatgtaacaaatgtatcatttttatttaattgaataaatgtcttttatttactcgcatttatactttaggcattaagcttaatgcctggacacatttttcaggatttaagcttaaatcctaggatttaagactaatgcctaacatcatttaggcattagacttaatgcctaggcgttagcttattgcctaggatttaagcttaatgcctaatttcacttattgccgctaacatatatatatatattctgtgcAACATTTTTTATCTTACActctatacatttctaggaatgtgattggttaaaagcgccctcgtgtatatttcatattaggttaggGAGAGGGGGCTTATCTcttacacggttagtagtggtgtagCGTCCCTTTATGTACCATATAAGTTAGTacggaggcggggcttatttcatacacggttagtagtggtgttacatcCCTTTTTCGCTcccaccccatatggaatttactgaccccatatataccgcaTTAGGTCACTAGCGCACTATTTAACTAATATTATATTAGAAAGCTTGTAGTTTGCTTTCTATAGAACATTTAAAAGCTAGTGAATAAATATTGTTCCTCTTTTCGTcacttatttctatattaaaactttCTTCCCACCTTTGTTGTGAATTAGGCGAAACACTTCCCCGAtcgataaaaagtgaatatacatcttTAGTAAATAATTTCCTGATAGGCATTGTTTCATTCTCATGCTCAAAAACGAATCCAGATAGGTTGCTGTTAGGTGACATGGGTTGTTGTAATATCAAATCTTTTCAGTCACATGGTATAGCAAATTTAATAGATAGAATGTCTACAAAAGTATCATtcatgttatattttttgttaaaatcgtCATGAGACAAAAATTCGCCTTTATCATCTACAATATCAttgatgaataaataaaggcaacagtagtataccgctgttcgaaattcataaatcgatagaaaaaaacaaatccgggtatgAACGTTATGaaatatagatgatgttctttcactaaataattcaaaatttggtgactatgtggaacgcatctatcccatcgaactagagatataggatacaacagatacagttaagtcggcctaatatcttaacttacatctagaaattgacaatgagggtcggttgaaaacgaaactttacaacaaaagagatgatgtcAGCTTTCCTATtgagaactttccatttctaagtagcaacattccagcagcacctgcatacggggtatatatctcccaattgatacgatattcccgtgcttgcatttcctatcatgattttcttgatagagggctgCTGCTTACAAGAaacctattaaaccaagagttccaaatggtgaagttgaaatcatcccttcgtaaattttacggacgccatcacgagttggttgaccgttatggaataaccgtttcacaaatgatattggatatattccttacgtcgtaactacaatccccttccctttcatgaatgtgacctaccgaattagactatttaccagatttgttatcatataagcaacacgacgggtgccacatgtggagcaggatctgcttacccttccggagcacctgagatcacccctaggttttggtggggttcatgttgtttattctttagttttctatgttgtgtcatatatactattgtttgtctgtttgtctgtttgtctttttcatttttagacatggcgttgtcagtttcttttcgatttatgagtttgactgtccctttggtatctttagtccctcttttatgaatttcatgtaccaagatctgtaaaaaaaatattcgttCTGTCAACTTTGATAAACGAATTGAACCAAGTAAATTCTTTTCTAACATGAAATGAATTTAATGGGATGAAAATACCCTTGAAACGTTTTCAGGCAGATAACACTTCTACATAATAAATATATACTTGATATGACATAAGATTGTTCTGAGctagttttgtacataaaaacaTTGTTTCTCTGATACTCACGAAACTTTGACAGCACTGTTCTCATCTGTTAGATTTATAAAGGAACATGAACAAAATCTGATGGTAACTATGTTTTCCGGTAATTGACCCCGAATAAGActtaataaaatgcttcgctgagcgcaggcTTATACGACTGCAGAGATTTATAAACCCTTAACAGTTTGGGCAAATTAAGACACAATATGCAAGCTTAATACCGTTTGAATATGAATTGTGATACAATTTTGACCGAAAGATGTGAATTTCTGcataatttggtctcttgtagagagttgtcgcAATGGCAGTCATGCAACATCTTCCATTTTATATGTagatttctgacacaaaataaatttggtcaaatatattaaaaatctattgcgcaatactgtgatTTTAAAGATTTCTTACTGAAACTTTgaaaaagatttgaaattttgaaaattttgaaataaaatataaagcacCTAAAAGAATTGGACCCCTCCCCCCAACTTTTGGGTCCCAACCTCCTTGGAGAAAATACCCCCAAACGGAATCCCAGCTTTCGTTTTATAgaatggaaccttgtggtacaatgtgtGAGAGATCCATATACTAATACATacgttattgtccagaaactacaaaaatgcttgtttttggccccttttgagCCCCTTATTCCTAACTGACAGGTACCATAACCTCTATAATCAATCTCGAGTATTTTTGGTGTTATTTCACCTTCTTGTataaggagaaggtccggtaaagaccgattttggcctcaaatttaaggttcatctgacgaaagattttggacactttttaaacactcaagtgtctatttcagttgattcaattaatttatgtgaaagattttaactgattgagTTATTTAAAACGCACCTAATcaacttaaatatgaaaaatctatcaaatatgccaaaaaatgtcacttttcagatgctttttgtcaaaaatgaaagtggccgcatccgtgctCATCtttaacctttatatatgttatgtattatcagcaaatacaacttatatttcaatattatgaatgaacacaaatgcggccactttcatttaagtcggaaaccgtctaaaagttaattaaaatgcaaaaaatgtgaAGATTTCAGCAATTTAGCataacttaatgatgctagtacccgatatatgggaagtgtattgtcaaaaacagcccatatatACGTAGCAGATGCATTCGTCTTTCAGATGAATAACTAAAACttcacattttaacaattttgtaaaactgctatattttggggccaaaaaggggtcttactggacctactcctttcatagaAATCCATCCACTTAAACTTCCGCAAgtcgacgacgacgatgacgacaacGACGATATTATGGCATTATACAAACCCCCAaaaatgtttgcggtcgtataattaATTAGCCTCATCAGCTGGTCCGTACGGAGGTGGCTACATGTGAAGCAGGAACTGCTTACCTTTTCGAAGCAACTTAGATCACCCCTGGAATTTGGTAATATAATCGCTGCCGCCTTCATACAGAATACCGATTGATTAAAAAGTCCTTTTGACAGTTGGATACATATTTCGTCTCTTATTGTACAGATTCTTTTATAATTTTGCGCGAATAAAATAGAAAATTCGGAATCAAAGAAATGTCACTTTTTGCACTGTTGTATACAACTGCTTTTAAGTCTTCGTCGAGGAATATCATGTCCAAAGCATACAGCCTTGTATAGAGAACAATTTATCATAGCATTCATGTCAGGCTCTTTATAGCTTAGATTTTATGTTTCATATAAGATACACGTGTGAACAAATGAAAGTCACAAAAATGGAATTCTAAAGACGTTTTTGTACAAAAGGATTCAAAGGTTCAATAAATCAGTATTGActtgtatttgtatatttactAACTGCATACCTGCAACATTTTCCATTGGCTGTTCCAATACATCCATCAACTGCCCACTCAAATTCCTTCTTGAGATATCCCCTATTGTCTTTGTTATATCTGTTACGAGCAAAACGATGCATGTACGTGACAGGAATAGTTGATGTGTTGGATAATACTCAGTATGTCCGGCGAAATCCCAAAAAGAAACGCAAGCCAGATGTCTGTTGCAAGACTGAACAGCATTGACCTGCGAAAGACTCTCTTTCCAATGCAAATCATTTCCAGTTCTTGATATTGCTTCTGCAGAAGATTTCATAATGTCTGATGTATCTGCTCGTGTTTGTTTACAGAAAGCATTAGTATCTGTGTTTGATGTTTCTTCTCTTCTGTACAATACTTCCTCAGGATTAATGTTAGGCTGAACATTTTTAAGCTTTTGTCCAAGACGTGTTATTCCACTGAAATAATCTTCTGAAAAACAATATTACAAATTTAACtacataataaaattatcaaagaTACGGTTTAAAATTGTGCAAGCAAGAAGCGTGTTTCATCTTCAAAAATCTCACTAGTGATGTTCGAATCACAATAGATTAAAAAGGCCTATTTTGAGGAAATAAAATTCCTAAAGATTTTACGAAATTCGTGCAGTTAGGGTATGAAATTCTAAGTGTTTTGAAGTATGTCCTCTAATATTTTCTTCGTTATATAGCTAAGATTCactgttgtgtggcctgatagttgtttacagaataatcttagaactgtgcagttcagaaatcactggaacaattacagaatgattggaactttctagaataatcctaataaaagatgagttatataaacttctacattttactagaaacttctgttgtaactttctaggatgttccattatagacttttctagaatcttccatgacaactatatatatatatacagacactaaagttaaactctcactctTACTCTTGagcttggacttagacatcgatagacattagtattcaccgcatttggattgacactttaattctacaaacaacatcatactggattgtgaccgtagtagtgaacgtaatattcagattggattccgaaagatatccggatacagataaagataaaagattggactcatattttgacagttaagttgacagtaatatttgtgtaatacttcttgtaaacttttgtataataaatattgttaaattttactattgatttgtgtcttttgttggctacaatttaaaggcgatttctggccgtaacacatATTTGTAAGATATTAATCAACTAAGTCTTCAACCGTCTGTCACATGAAGCATAATACAAGGAGTTGACGACCACCGCTTCATTATCATTTTTCCAAGTTTCTTCTTCGGCAAAAATGACAAATGATACTAGAGGGACATGCAAAGTCATTAGTCGAAAATatagacaacaccatggctaaaaaaagaagaaaaaggcaaacagtcaaataatagtaaacaacacacagcatagaaaactaaagactgagcaacatgaaccccatcaaAATATTGGGATGATTTCAGGACCTCTAGAAGGATAAGCAGCTAACCCAACACGTATATTAATACGATAAACGATTTCACTTATTATAAATTTGTAACGGTtccgcagaacccagtgtctcgcctacttttgctataaatcgcaggctcaacaaaaatgaggggaaaaaataaataaaaatattcctctcaatagtattttttgtttttaagaaacttctgtccaagtttggtaaaaatccaggatagtttatgaatctaataaatgttttaaaaacttaaactgcAGAATTTATGTAATATTAACAGGAAGAAAACTAAggtcatttataagtaaaatacaaataaataggtacaaaattttaacaacatttcCTTCTAGATCAGTCAGTCCAAGTTTAGTACATGATCAtcaacaagcttctgtctaagtttggtagaaatcaaggatagttcaaaaaatttttcaaaaactttaaccacagagtgaatatttgtggacgctgccACGAACGAagccgacgacgccgacggaatgtaggatcgctacgtctcgctttttcgactgtagtcgaaggctcgacaaaaatataaGGATATATAAAGGAGTAAATACCTTTAATGAAACACCACTCTGCTGTATCCAAATCAATTCCACAAGCATTAACCTGTATATCCATGCAATCCGTTGATACAACATCTTTTATGTCTTTATCTAACAGCCTATGGACCAAACAACTTTTACCAGCCCCCTGTTCTCCGACAACAACAACTCGTACATAATGTCGTTTCTCCTTTCCTGTTTCAACCAATTGTCTAAAGTGCTCGATCTCGTTTATACTAAAATCCAGGAAATAGTTGTTCGaccctgaaaaataaaaaaaaatgataagctAGTGATAAAGAGTTATTTTATGAAAGAAGTATCAAAGTGTTCTCAGAACTGATTCATGATAAGGAATGTACCGTTGGGTGGATAATGATGTTTAAgacaataaaaaagacaaacaaaaatcaGAAATAATCATTCTTAGTATGTTTATTTTAATCCTGTTAGACACATACAATAAAAATCAGCAGTATATGTAATATCATAGTTATTATAAATCGCATGATACTTTTTGTCTAAAATATATCTAAGTGGATGTCAATGAAATAACAACTCAGCAACACAAAgaaccaaaaatataataatttttgtttaaatttatcggtaaacatttcaaattggtcagtattatacaaatatagtaCATACCAATACGAGGACACaccaaaaaaattaaacaataattgGCAAAAATCAACAGCTgaaacacatcaaccgaatgttaaaaattaaaatcacaaaaatactgaaatccgaggaaaattcaaaaagaaaattcCTTAATCAAatgcttaaacacatcaaacgaatggataataaatGTCATATTACTAACTTGGTACAGTGGTTTTATAGTTCGcgtaacctctcacttgtatgacagttgcatgaaatatcattatattgacaactatgcgtgaacaaaacaaacagatataatactAGTTTCAATTTAAAATGATCTTGTTTGTCAAGTCGACAGGGGCTCAGGGAAGATAAGTTATTTGTCTTACTATGaatcagggacagcaacccaaaaaTGGGTCTGATtcgtttgaaaatttcagggcagatagatgatGATCATTTTTACTTGTTGTCAGATTTGCTGTACATACTTTAGATTCAGAAATATGAGACGAAaacttcattttacccctatgttctattttaagccgtgTCGGTCATGTTGGTTGGAAGGCGGGTTCATTGGATAAATGTTTTAAGCAAGATAATCAAATTATGATTGtgtactgtaataggggacttagTCCACAATAATATTGCAAAATGAAAG
This genomic interval carries:
- the LOC143057782 gene encoding uncharacterized protein LOC143057782; this encodes MTLEKEEDFLKLQTESVNDQPVTENKTENIVDASDIPESIAEPNVEPSTPITDETQKVNDKGNAVVATRFGQLLGTFGTNEMGICKQNLILEEEINCETTLSVREAATHQSLSGGQGFFKCSCKTKCLSNRCKCKKNGRKCNSRCHSSTTCDNK
- the LOC143057781 gene encoding uncharacterized protein LOC143057781 isoform X2, with protein sequence MTEENRNVNYSVYFDTPEETIDFHSIVPLTLPKEKEFHIFIAYNSVEPDRIFAMKIDRMLRKQGFKCCLHERDFIPGDLIVNNIIRNIERSVKVVFLVSEGFLASAWCQFEFNISETLYIQERCYQPIILKLDDCDLPVTMTRYSYFTVVSPPDKWIGRLARAINDQTGSNNYFLDFSINEIEHFRQLVETGKEKRHYVRVVVVGEQGAGKSCLVHRLLDKDIKDVVSTDCMDIQVNACGIDLDTAEWCFIKEDYFSGITRLGQKLKNVQPNINPEEVLYRREETSNTDTNAFCKQTRADTSDIMKSSAEAISRTGNDLHWKESLSQVNAVQSCNRHLACVSFWDFAGHTEYYPTHQLFLSRTCIVLLVTDITKTIGDISRRNLSGQLMDVLEQPMENVADLGT